CGTTGAGTTCAACGTTGTTCAAGGCAACCGCGGACCACAAGCAGAAAACGTTGTAAAACTGTAGTATTTTCAAGCTGTCTGACAAAACTGCCCTTAACATGTGTTGAGGGCAGTTTTTTTAACTATCAGCAAAGCAACTCTGGATCTTTTTCTGATATGTAAAACTTCTTCTTAGACTCAAAGGAGGGATCAGTCTTGTATAACAGAAAAAAACCGTTAGAGGATATTCCCGAGGAAAACACAATGATTTGGTCATGCGAGAAAGAAGGCTGCAAAAGCTGGATGCGTGATAATTTCGCATTCGAGCATGTACCGACCTGCCATATCTGCCAGACACCTATGGTGAAAAGCATGAAAATGCTGCCGGCGCTCAATAATTCGAACGGCGACCTCAAATTGCTCAAAAAAGGCGTTCAAATATAAAGGCCATCCCAGACTAATTGTCGGGATGGCTTTTTTTCTGTTTTACAGGTTTGGCACAGATCTCATATTGATGATACAATGAAGAACAGATGTTCTTACAATTGGCTGAATAGGAGATCTTATGCCGGATATCGTCAAGATTTCAGTGCGGGCACTGGTTGAATATGTATATAGAAGCGGCAGCATCGATTCGGGCTTTCGGACGATTAACACGTTAACGGAAGGCACGAAGGCGCACCAGAAAGTTCAGAAGGACTATGCCGAGCTGGACCGTAAGGAAGTATACGTGTCGGAGGAGATCCTGTACAACGATCTTCTCTTTGTCATTGACGGGAGATGCGACGGCCTTCTGCGTGAAAATCACCATGTGACGATAGATGAGATCAAATCGACGGCGGGCGAGTTATCCGCCATTACGCCTCAGACCTATCCTGTGCATTGGGCTCAAGCGAAATGTTACGCCTACATGGTCGCAAAGGAAGAAGGGCTTGAACGAATTCAGGTTCAGCTGACCTACGTCCAAGTGCAATCCGAGGAACGAAAACGTTTTGTCCTGGAGGCTTCTTTTGAAGAGCTAAAGCAGTTTATTCACGATATGGTCAAAGCGTATTTTCCATACGCGCAGCTTAAACACCGGCATGAGCAGGCGAGGGATGCAAGCATAAGAGAGCTTGAATTTCCCTTTGAGAAGTATCGCGAAGGACAGCGGAAGCTCGCGGGTGCGGTATATAAATCGATTGCGGACGGCAAGAAGCTGTTCGCCAAAGCGCCGACGGGCATCGGGAAAACGATATCGACCATTTTCCCCTCCGTCAAGGCGATCGGGGAAGGTTTGCTTGGGCGGATTCTTTACCTGACTGCCAAGACTATCACAAGAACGGCCGCTGAAGAAGCCTATGCGCTGCTGAGGTCGCGGGGACTTCACATTCATGTGGTAACGATTACGGCGAAGGAGAAGGTTTGTTTCCTGGAGGAGATGAGATGCTCCAAGGAGCATTGTCCGTATGCGGACGGCTATTACGACCGAATCAATGAAGCGCTGCTCGATATGCTGTCGAGTGAATCACTGATGACCCGGGCTGTTATTGAACAATATGCGCGAAAGCATGAAGTATGTCCTTTCGAATTTGCGCTGGATGCGGCTTATGCGGCGGATGCGATGATTTGCGACTACAATTATGTGTTCGACCTTCGCGTCAGCCTGAAGCGTCTATTCGAGGAGCAGAAACGTCACACCGTCTTGCTTATCGACGAGGCGCATAATTTAGTGGACAGGGCACGGGAGATGTATTCGAGCGAATTGAACAAGTCGGATTTTCTGACTATTCAACGGGAGTATAAAGGCAGAAACGGGGAGCTGCATTCCGCAGCCAAAAAGATCAACGATTATTTCATCGCGCTTCGCAAGCAAATTGGAGAAAACAAAACAGAGGTGACCAAGGATCTGCCGAAGCCGCTAATAGAATTGCTGGAGGCTTTTACTGCCGTGTCGGAGCGCATACTGGCGTCCGCCGGTGCCGGAGGGGCTGATGCGGGACTGCTTCTCGACGTCCATTTTGCGGCCGCGGGCTTCATTCGCATTGCCAAGCTGTATGACGAGCGTTATGTCACATATGCCGAATCCATCAGAAACAATGTTTCGATCAAGCTCTTCTGTCTGGACCCGTCCAACTTACTTAAGCAAATGGGTAAAGGCTACCGGTCCCACATTTTCTTCTCGGCCACACTGTCACCGCTTAACTTTTACATGGATATGCTTGGCGGGGATCTTGAAGCGGATTTCTCCGCGGCTATTCCGTCGCCGTTCTCCAGCGAGCAGCTGGATGTGCATATTGAGCCGCTGTCAACCCGTTACCGGCACCGTGAGGAAACGAAAGGGCCGATTGTACAGCTGATTCATCAGCAGGTGAAGAACCGGCCGGGGAACTATCTCGCATTCTTTCCTTCATACGAGTATATGAATAACGCTTATGAACGGTTCAACGTGTTGGATGGCGAAATGAACACCATGATCCAGGCGTCGGGTATGTCCGAGGAAGACCGGGAAGGATTTCTTGCCGCTTTCGATGCGGGGGCCAAGCAAACGCTCATCGCTTTCGCAGTAATGGGCGGCATTTTCTCCGAGGGCATCGATTTGGTGGGCGATCGTCTGACCGGTGTTATCATTGTCGGCGTCGGGCTGCCGCAGGTGTGCCTGGAACGCAATATTATGAAGGATTATTTTGATGCAGCAGGTAAGAATGGGTTCGACTATGCATATGTGTACCCCGGCATGAACAAGGTGCTTCAAGCCGGTGGGAGACTGATCCGCTCGGAGCAGGATCGGGGCAGCTTGCTGCTCATCGACGACCGTTATTTGCAGCCGCACTACAGGCGGCTGCTGCCCCCTGAATGGGAGGCTTGAAGCTCAGGATCATAAGACAAAGGTGGACTGGCAATATGACAAGCACGAAACTGTATCTCGTTCGGCATGGGCAAACGGAATGGAATGCGCAGAGCAGAATTCAAGGACACCTCGACTCACCTTTAACGGAGTATGGAACGAAACAAGCGGTGTGGGCCGGGGAGGCTCTGAGGGAAGTAACGTTTGATATTATATATGCCAGCTCGAGCGGCAGAACGGTCAGGACGGCCGAGATAGTCCGGGAATATAGTATGAATACGGCAGTCCCAATCATTGTGAGTGATAATTTGAGGGAGAAATATAATGGAAGCTGGGAAGGCCAGCTGCAGGAGCACCTGAATCAACAATATCCGGAAGAGCATCACGCATATTGGCATACTCCTCATCTGTACCGTCCCGTATCCGGCGAGTCTTTCTACGATGTGCGGAATAGAGCGGTACCCGAAGTACGGTCGATTATTGCCGCACACCCGGGGCAAACGATACTGATCGTGACTCATACCATACCTTTAAAACTGATTATGGCGCATTTTGAAGGACGGGAATTGGAGCATATATGGAACCCGCCGTTTCTGCATCCTGCTTGCTTGTGCATGGTCGAGCTTCGGGATCACCAGCCTGTCATACATTTGAACGGGGACATCTCCCACTTCAAAGAGTAATGAATAAACATAACCGATGTGAAAAAAGTGATGAATCCTTTTGTTACAGGACTCATCACTTTTTTGGTTTTTGCAATGTAACCCCCAGCTACGCCGAACCTAAGACCTTAGCGCCGCGCGGGTGATCGCCCCGGTCGCTCGGTTCCAGCGTAATGCCGATTGAGTCGTAAGCGAGGGAATCGGATGCAATCGGCATCGCCAGTAAGCCGACACCGTCGTCATTTACGCGGAATGTGCCGGCGCTGCTGCGCTGGCCGTTCTTGATGAGCCAGACCTGGTATGCCTGTTCTCCGCTTGTAGGCGGTGTCCGGAAGACATACACGACAAATTGTCTGCTTTGCCCATTATCGACTATACATGCGACGCCGTATGCCCGGGACGTGTTCGGGGATGGCGGATTTAATCGGGTCAACTCCTTGATTTGGGAGGCGGATACGGATAATGCCTGCTCTATGGGAATAGGAGAAGCCGTCCGCTCCTGATAGAGACGCACGTTCCAGACTGTGCCAATGATGAAGACCAAAGCAAGCGCTGCCCCAATTATGGCTAAGTACCGTTGTCTCCCGTACGGGCGTCGTCTTACCGTTATCCTGTTTCCGGCTTCAATCTCTGCCGTCATTACGGCGTTCATAACCTGCTGCTTTAAGTCAGCAGGCGGTTCAATGTAATCCATGTCCGTGGGAAGCGCCTCCCATACGATGCGCAGTTCCTCGATTTCCATCCTGCAGGCTTCGCAGCCGGGAAGATGACGCTCGAATTCGAGATGCTCATCGTCCGTAAGGACGCCGGATATATAGTCCAAACATAAATCGCATTCCGGCCGCCGATCTTCATCTCGCATCATATTCCCTCTCTTCTGCCAGCAGATGTCTGCGCAATATTTTCAATGCCTGGTGCAGCCGGTTTTTCACTGTCCCAAGCGGCTGATTATAAATAGCGGCCAGCTCGCTCAAGCTGTAGCCCTGCCAATAAAAATGCTCAAGCAGCATGATTTGCTGTTTGGATAAATGACAATACGCACTGCGGATTTGTTCCTTTACCGATTCCCGTTCCGCACGCTCCTCCGGTGACGCCGTATTCGCATCGGGGATGCGTTCGAGTTCTTCCGGAACGTATGGGACGAGCCCGGCTTTATCGCGCCGTTGTTTGCGCAGCCAGTCCGTTGTAATGTTGCGCGTTATAGTAAGCAGCCAGCTTGTAAACCGGCCTTTTCCCGGATCGTACTCCGATTCGGTTGTCCAGAGCCGCATGAAGACTGATTGGACAATATCCCTGGCTGCCGGCTCATCCTTAAGCGCCTTCCAGGCAAACGAATAGATTAATGACGCATAGCGGTCATATAGAATGGAAAGTGCCGCCTGCCGTTTGCTTCTGATGAGCAGCATCAGTTCATAATCGGAAAGATTCTGCATTAAGGTTGTCCTCCAGGACAGATAAGTTACGTCCATCTTATCAAAAACGAGGACAGCCGTGAACGGCCGCCCTCAAGAAATTGAGTGCAAGTTAATTAGCTGTGACCACGATAACGGCTTTCATCCCCGGGTGGGGCGAGCAGTAGTAAGAAAACTCCCCGGCATCGGCGAATTTCACCAGCTTGGATTCGTCCTGAGCCAGCTGGCCGGTGTCGAATGATTCGTCATCGGCCGTGGCGCTATGCTTAACCGCGTCTTTATTAACAAATTTCACGCTGTCTCCTGCTTTGATCTCCAGCTTGTTTGGCGAGAAGGCGAAATCGGAGATTTCCACGACATAGACCTTTCCCTGCGGTTCGGCTGCTTTAGTTCCGGTGCCGGACGCGGTATTTTGTCCTGCGGCAGGTTTAGCCGGCGCCTTGGCGGGTTCGGACGTCTGAGCCGCCGGCTTTACGTCATCCTTCTTCGCAGCGTCTGAAGTACCGGAAGATGGGCTATCCGACTTGGCTGCGCCTGAGACTGCCTTATCGGCAGAAGTACTGCCGCTCTTCGCAGTATCCGAATTATTGGCAGACGAACTGCCGCTCTTTGCAGTATCCGTTTGATTGGAAGAATGAACATCCGTCTTGGCGGCGCCGGTCTGTCCGGCTGAAGAGTCGGCCTTCTCACCGCTAACGGCGCTACCGGTCCCGCTGACGTTGTTTTCTCCATCCTGCTGCCCTGTGGAAGCGGTTGATTGACCGGATGGTGCGGCGGTCTTGTCAGCATCATCTCCGGCTGTTGACTGATGCTCTGCAGACGGCTGTGCGGGTGTTGACGTTACAGCATTCGCGGAATCACCTGTGTTCCCGTCAGTCTTCTGCGAAGCCGCCCCGCTGGAGGAAGCCGTGTGATTGTTATGCTGATTTGAAATACTGGTGTTCCCTGAGCCGCACGCCGTGAGAAGCAGCAGACTTAGCAGGATGGAAACGACGGCAGCCGGTTTAAACGATTTCATGGTCATCACTGCCTGCTCACTTCACGATAATCTGGCCGGTCATAAATTTTTTGTGCGGTTCGCAGTAATAATCATAGGTTCCGGCTTTATTCAACGTTATGGTGTACGATTCCCCTTTGGCAAGCAAGGGGACGGCGAAGCTTCCGTCAACCGCGACAGCGTTGTGCTGCATGTCGTCGTAATTCGTGAAAACAATATGCGAGCCTGCTTCCACGGTCAGCGGACCTGTGCCGAACGAATAATCCTTGATGTCTACATGATAGGTCTTGGCCTGAGGGGCGGTCGTTCCGGTGAATTTGGCCGGATCTACGACAAACCATACATGGTTGACATCCTGCCCCTTCACATCGCCGTGTGCTTTATCCTGGATGAAATAATAGAGCGGATATCCTTTGTAAGTCGATTGCTTGCTGCCGTCAGTGCGGGTAATTACGCCCAAGTCCGATCCTGCCACGCCCGTTGGGCTACTTGTTCCGGAAGCGGTGTAAGCCGGCCAATTAACCAGGCAGTTTCCTTCGCATGCGCTCGTTTGCGGCGTATCTTTATCGAAATAATAGAGCGTGCGGCCATGGTCGTCGGTCAGATAGTTTCCTAGCGTAGGGGAAGTGCCGAGCATAACGGCGTAGTCGGATTTAGCCACGAACCAGACACCGCCGACGCCTTCGCCAAGCACATCGCCGGCTGCCTTGTCTTTAACAAAATAATAGAGCGGCCAGCCTTTATACGTCGTCTGCTTCGTACCGTCTGCGCGGGTCATCACAGAGAAATCGGCGGCGCTTAAGGAAGATGGAATCTGAAGCTGGTCGGAGTAGAAAATCGGCCAAGCCTTCAGGCAGTCCCCTTGGCATGCGTTAAGGTCTGCAGCGTCCTTCGTAAAGAAGTACAATGTGCGTCCGTTCTTATCGGTAAAGTAAGTGCCAAGCTTTGCATCTTTGCCAAGCCCGATCCGCTCGCCCGCAGGAAGCGATGCCGACGCGGCAATGACGCCCTCCGATTGAAGCATGGCGAACAGTGTATGGCCATGAGCCGTATCGGCGCTTAAAGCTTCGATTAGCGCTGTAGCGATCAGGCTATTCGTGAGGGAAGCGCTGCCTTTAATTTGCATCAGGCCTTTGGTTCCCGCGAAAGTCTCGGTATCCGCATATGCGAAGTCCGTTCCGGATTTGAAACCCATCACCTCAAGGAGAACCTTGTAGAGCTGTTTCGAGCTGATTTCGGCAGATGGATCGAATTTGCCGCCTCCCGTACCTGACCAGCCAAGCTCAGGATGATTTTTCAAATAAGCAAGGACCGGTTGATTGGCTTTGCCCACCTTATTTGCGTCGGAGAAAGTGGTTTTTCCCGTGTAAGCCATAGCTTTCTCCAATTGTCCTTGGAGACGAAGCGAAATAATGGCAGCTTGCAGACGGGTGGATTTCTTGCCTAAGTATGCTGCGGTAACGCCATCTCCGTCACCAAGCAGTAAACCGAGCTTCGCGGCTGTATCCGCGTCCGTTGTCACCGTTGCGTCCTGTCCCTCGGCCGATACGCCGATAGCAGGCAAGAGAAGCGCTGCGAGTAGCGTCATTACAATGAAAAGGGCTCCAATTCTTTTGCTGATCATCAAACTACCTCCCAAGAGTTTATCTGCTATAGCTCCCATGCTAAGCTCCGGCGCAGGAACGCAGGAAACTCACATCGGAAGCATAAGCTGATTATGGTTTACATAGAGAGGTAACGAACGGCTGAAGGAATCGGTTTGACGGCCAGGCATAAATTATTAAGATTACCGAACGCTAGTTGACGTTTATTCATTCTGCCGGATTAGGCAGCCGGCCGGCCAGCTCCCCGATAAAAGCCTGCAGAGCGCTGCTCATAAACGCATCCTTGCGTGTGATGAAGACGGTTTTGATGAATCTGGCGAATGGGGCGGGGATCTCGTGAGTGCGAACTGCGCCTTCCGCTTCAAGCTTCATTATGACGGTTCGAGGGAGCATCGATATGCCGAGCCCTGCTGCAACGCCGCCCAGGATCGCTTCGAGAGTGCCGAACTCCATGATTATCGAATGACTCAAGCCATTGGCCGACAGCCACTGCTCAAGAATGTCCCGGTAGGAGCAGCCGCGGCTGAATACAAGAACGGGTCTGGTCAAGGCCTCCCCGAGACTTGCTACAGACGGGGCGGAAACGATGCAAAGCTCTTCGACGAAGGCGGGAATCTGCGCAAGCTCGGGATGCTCGCATTCGTGGCCGATGAAAGCGCCGTCCAGTTCGTAATGGAGCACTTTATCGATAAGAAAATTGGTAGAACCCGTTATAAGCGACAGCAGGACATTCGGGTGCCGTTTGTAATAAGCCGCCATCAGCTGGGGCAAACGGACTGCCGCCGCCGTCTGGGAGGACCCGATCATGAGCGGCCCGCGCGGCTCGGTGTCGGATGAGACGGCTTTGCCTGCTTCATCCAGCAGCCCGATGATCTTATCCGCGTAGGCAAGTAACGTCTTGCCGCTCGAACTGAGTGTCATGCCGCGGTTATGGCGGTGGAACAGCACCGAACCGAGCTCCGCTTCCAGCTGCTGTATCCGGGCGGTCACATTGGACTGCACGTAGCCGAGCCGTGCGGCAGCTTTCGTAATTGAACCCTCGCGGGCAACCGATTGAAATACCCGTAAATCCGCGCTTTCCATTTGAGCTGATACCTCCTACCCTAGTTTCGGTTCCCTGATATCGTTTAATATGATGGAAAACATCTATTATAATCATTTTACAAGAAACCAACCCTCCTTTACAATGTAGACTAAGTCATACGGGTTGGAAACGGAGGATTTTTATTATGAATAAATGGAAGTATATCGGTCTCGTGTTATTGACGACGTTTCTGATGGGAGTTGCATTCCCGATAGGCAAAATTGGTCTATCGTATGCACCTCCCTTCTTTCTAATGGGAATCCGCTTCGTGCTGGCGGGCGGGCTTCTGGCGGTTATCGTTGCGAAGCGTCCGCGGCCGCGCGGTGCGAAGCAGTGGCTGCAGGCGGCTGTAGTCGGGCTGTTCCAATCGGCAGGCGTAATGGGCTGTGCCTACTTCAGCATGCACTGGATAACGTCGGGTGAGTCTGCCATCATCACCAGTGCGAGTCCCCTGCTCGTAATCATAATGGGCACACTGCTTACGGGGGCAGTTTACAAGCCGCGGCAGTGGGCCGGGGTAGTTCTCGGTTTTGTCGGAGTAGCCCTCAGCTTCGGTTTGCATGTAGGCATGCAGGCAGGGACTTTGATCAGTTTCGCGGGCACGGTTTGTTTCGCGACTGCCACCCTTCTCATTAAACGGTGGGGTCCCGCATTCGATATGACTGTGCTGGCCGCGTATCAAATGCTAGCAGGCGGAGCTGCGCTGCTCTTTCTCAGCGCCGTTACGGAACACCCGGCTTTTATATTTACGGGTGAATCGGTTGCAGTTGTGCTGTGGCTCGCCATTATGTGCTCAATCGTGCAGTTCTCGGGATGGTTCTATTTGCTTCGGAACGGGGACCCGGGCAAGACGAGCGCGTTTCTGTTTCTTGCGCCTCTGTTTGCGGTTTTCTCCAGCTGGCTGCTGCTTGGTGAGAAGGTGCAGTGGTATGTAGGTGCCGGCGGAGCGTTAATCTGCGTTGGTATTTTTCTGGTTAATTGGCAGGGGAAGCCGGGCTCCGAAAGACGTTTATCGAAGAAAGCGGTACTGGAGGGCTGACCAGGTTTACTCCATCAATAGCGCGTTGCAGGTTTATTTCGACGGAGAACCCCTTCAGGGTTAGTATGGAGGACACAATACCGCCTTGCCGGCAAGCTTCCTTATCGCGGGAGTTGCGTTATAATAGACGTATGATTGCGAAGGGGACGGGCGAGGATGAAGGGGCATATGGAACAGGCATTGCGGAATGTCGGGATTTTCGCCCATGTCGATGCGGGGAAAACGACGACGACCGAGCAGATGCTTTACCAAAGCGGGCACATACGTGCGCTGGGCAGTGTGGATACCGGAACGGCGCAGACGGATTGGCTTGATGTGGAACGGGAGAGAGGCATCTCGGTCAGGGCGGCCGTTACACGGTTTAATTGGAAGGGTACGCCGGTCAATCTTGTGGATACCCCCGGGCACGTCGATTTTCTGTCCGAGGTGGAGCGCTCGCTGCGGGTTATGGATGGGGCCGTCTTGATCATCTCGGCGGTTGAGGGCGTCCAGGCTCAAACCGAAGTAATCTGGCAGGCACTGCGGGACTTGGCTATTCCAACTCTGATATATGTGAACAAAATGGACCGTATCGGAGCCG
This is a stretch of genomic DNA from Paenibacillus sp. sptzw28. It encodes these proteins:
- a CDS encoding plastocyanin/azurin family copper-binding protein, producing the protein MISKRIGALFIVMTLLAALLLPAIGVSAEGQDATVTTDADTAAKLGLLLGDGDGVTAAYLGKKSTRLQAAIISLRLQGQLEKAMAYTGKTTFSDANKVGKANQPVLAYLKNHPELGWSGTGGGKFDPSAEISSKQLYKVLLEVMGFKSGTDFAYADTETFAGTKGLMQIKGSASLTNSLIATALIEALSADTAHGHTLFAMLQSEGVIAASASLPAGERIGLGKDAKLGTYFTDKNGRTLYFFTKDAADLNACQGDCLKAWPIFYSDQLQIPSSLSAADFSVMTRADGTKQTTYKGWPLYYFVKDKAAGDVLGEGVGGVWFVAKSDYAVMLGTSPTLGNYLTDDHGRTLYYFDKDTPQTSACEGNCLVNWPAYTASGTSSPTGVAGSDLGVITRTDGSKQSTYKGYPLYYFIQDKAHGDVKGQDVNHVWFVVDPAKFTGTTAPQAKTYHVDIKDYSFGTGPLTVEAGSHIVFTNYDDMQHNAVAVDGSFAVPLLAKGESYTITLNKAGTYDYYCEPHKKFMTGQIIVK
- a CDS encoding plastocyanin/azurin family copper-binding protein — its product is MKSFKPAAVVSILLSLLLLTACGSGNTSISNQHNNHTASSSGAASQKTDGNTGDSANAVTSTPAQPSAEHQSTAGDDADKTAAPSGQSTASTGQQDGENNVSGTGSAVSGEKADSSAGQTGAAKTDVHSSNQTDTAKSGSSSANNSDTAKSGSTSADKAVSGAAKSDSPSSGTSDAAKKDDVKPAAQTSEPAKAPAKPAAGQNTASGTGTKAAEPQGKVYVVEISDFAFSPNKLEIKAGDSVKFVNKDAVKHSATADDESFDTGQLAQDESKLVKFADAGEFSYYCSPHPGMKAVIVVTAN
- a CDS encoding histidine phosphatase family protein yields the protein MTSTKLYLVRHGQTEWNAQSRIQGHLDSPLTEYGTKQAVWAGEALREVTFDIIYASSSGRTVRTAEIVREYSMNTAVPIIVSDNLREKYNGSWEGQLQEHLNQQYPEEHHAYWHTPHLYRPVSGESFYDVRNRAVPEVRSIIAAHPGQTILIVTHTIPLKLIMAHFEGRELEHIWNPPFLHPACLCMVELRDHQPVIHLNGDISHFKE
- a CDS encoding DMT family transporter, whose translation is MNKWKYIGLVLLTTFLMGVAFPIGKIGLSYAPPFFLMGIRFVLAGGLLAVIVAKRPRPRGAKQWLQAAVVGLFQSAGVMGCAYFSMHWITSGESAIITSASPLLVIIMGTLLTGAVYKPRQWAGVVLGFVGVALSFGLHVGMQAGTLISFAGTVCFATATLLIKRWGPAFDMTVLAAYQMLAGGAALLFLSAVTEHPAFIFTGESVAVVLWLAIMCSIVQFSGWFYLLRNGDPGKTSAFLFLAPLFAVFSSWLLLGEKVQWYVGAGGALICVGIFLVNWQGKPGSERRLSKKAVLEG
- a CDS encoding cold-shock protein, whose product is MYNRKKPLEDIPEENTMIWSCEKEGCKSWMRDNFAFEHVPTCHICQTPMVKSMKMLPALNNSNGDLKLLKKGVQI
- a CDS encoding RNA polymerase sigma factor encodes the protein MQNLSDYELMLLIRSKRQAALSILYDRYASLIYSFAWKALKDEPAARDIVQSVFMRLWTTESEYDPGKGRFTSWLLTITRNITTDWLRKQRRDKAGLVPYVPEELERIPDANTASPEERAERESVKEQIRSAYCHLSKQQIMLLEHFYWQGYSLSELAAIYNQPLGTVKNRLHQALKILRRHLLAEEREYDAR
- a CDS encoding LysR family transcriptional regulator; translated protein: MESADLRVFQSVAREGSITKAAARLGYVQSNVTARIQQLEAELGSVLFHRHNRGMTLSSSGKTLLAYADKIIGLLDEAGKAVSSDTEPRGPLMIGSSQTAAAVRLPQLMAAYYKRHPNVLLSLITGSTNFLIDKVLHYELDGAFIGHECEHPELAQIPAFVEELCIVSAPSVASLGEALTRPVLVFSRGCSYRDILEQWLSANGLSHSIIMEFGTLEAILGGVAAGLGISMLPRTVIMKLEAEGAVRTHEIPAPFARFIKTVFITRKDAFMSSALQAFIGELAGRLPNPAE
- a CDS encoding anti-sigma factor domain-containing protein; the protein is MDYISGVLTDDEHLEFERHLPGCEACRMEIEELRIVWEALPTDMDYIEPPADLKQQVMNAVMTAEIEAGNRITVRRRPYGRQRYLAIIGAALALVFIIGTVWNVRLYQERTASPIPIEQALSVSASQIKELTRLNPPSPNTSRAYGVACIVDNGQSRQFVVYVFRTPPTSGEQAYQVWLIKNGQRSSAGTFRVNDDGVGLLAMPIASDSLAYDSIGITLEPSDRGDHPRGAKVLGSA
- a CDS encoding ATP-dependent DNA helicase, producing the protein MPDIVKISVRALVEYVYRSGSIDSGFRTINTLTEGTKAHQKVQKDYAELDRKEVYVSEEILYNDLLFVIDGRCDGLLRENHHVTIDEIKSTAGELSAITPQTYPVHWAQAKCYAYMVAKEEGLERIQVQLTYVQVQSEERKRFVLEASFEELKQFIHDMVKAYFPYAQLKHRHEQARDASIRELEFPFEKYREGQRKLAGAVYKSIADGKKLFAKAPTGIGKTISTIFPSVKAIGEGLLGRILYLTAKTITRTAAEEAYALLRSRGLHIHVVTITAKEKVCFLEEMRCSKEHCPYADGYYDRINEALLDMLSSESLMTRAVIEQYARKHEVCPFEFALDAAYAADAMICDYNYVFDLRVSLKRLFEEQKRHTVLLIDEAHNLVDRAREMYSSELNKSDFLTIQREYKGRNGELHSAAKKINDYFIALRKQIGENKTEVTKDLPKPLIELLEAFTAVSERILASAGAGGADAGLLLDVHFAAAGFIRIAKLYDERYVTYAESIRNNVSIKLFCLDPSNLLKQMGKGYRSHIFFSATLSPLNFYMDMLGGDLEADFSAAIPSPFSSEQLDVHIEPLSTRYRHREETKGPIVQLIHQQVKNRPGNYLAFFPSYEYMNNAYERFNVLDGEMNTMIQASGMSEEDREGFLAAFDAGAKQTLIAFAVMGGIFSEGIDLVGDRLTGVIIVGVGLPQVCLERNIMKDYFDAAGKNGFDYAYVYPGMNKVLQAGGRLIRSEQDRGSLLLIDDRYLQPHYRRLLPPEWEA